Proteins encoded within one genomic window of Amycolatopsis nigrescens CSC17Ta-90:
- a CDS encoding MarR family winged helix-turn-helix transcriptional regulator, translating into MARRGTPSPDAVDLMLEQWRYERPELDTAPMAVLGRLQRAHQRYQAQAGRLFTDFGLTGSSFAVLASLRRAGAPYRCTAGELADTNLVTTGGITQQVDRLLAAGLVRRERDTTDRRVVYVTLTEEGLLLVDRLSVLHFAQEQRMLGELSTAEQAQLARLLSRLEHSLNLAGAAEPAEAVQFAHGGGAR; encoded by the coding sequence GTGGCCAGGCGAGGGACTCCGTCGCCGGACGCGGTGGACCTGATGCTCGAGCAGTGGCGCTACGAGCGCCCGGAGCTGGACACCGCGCCGATGGCGGTGCTGGGCAGGCTGCAACGGGCTCATCAGCGGTACCAGGCGCAGGCGGGCAGGCTGTTCACCGACTTCGGGCTGACCGGCTCCTCTTTTGCGGTACTGGCTTCACTTCGCCGGGCCGGGGCGCCGTACCGGTGCACCGCGGGCGAACTGGCCGACACGAACCTGGTCACCACCGGCGGTATCACCCAGCAGGTCGACCGGCTGCTCGCCGCCGGGCTGGTGCGGCGCGAACGCGACACCACCGACCGGCGGGTCGTATACGTCACCCTCACCGAGGAGGGCCTGCTGCTGGTGGATCGCTTGTCAGTACTGCATTTCGCGCAGGAACAGCGCATGCTCGGCGAGCTGAGCACGGCCGAGCAGGCGCAGCTGGCCCGGCTGCTGAGCAGGCTGGAACATTCGCTCAACCTGGCCGGTGCCGCCGAACCGGCGGAGGCGGTGCAGTTCGCGCACGGCGGCGGTGCGCGTTAG
- a CDS encoding helix-turn-helix domain-containing protein — protein MHYQETTPRVAELAATVEARMPEMIKNTFTQILEEIPVYRDHQFVTHDELRESVATNLDYVMRTLRGSGAPDLSQASSTGRARAVQGAPLPELLRAYRIGLTEVWQRFVELTAEGGSGDLTGLVEATAAIWALIDDYAEALTTSYRDTTAELMLSNQNRRLALVEALFAGGTATEGTLWDIARVLDLSLDGTYVVVAAETPSLGQEPLPQIEARLRESNHASAWRLTPDLQMGVVSLRQARAAQVIIALLQENVTGRVGVSPVFDGLGNTARALHLARVALSSLAPGSTGIVQFNDSPLSGLVASAPEASAQLAHHVLRPILDLPGDDRNMLLLTLRAWFDCQGSTKLTAERVFCHPNTVRHRLKRISEELGRSLTDPSDIAELGTALRAFNMFPDTSHLPLPRGA, from the coding sequence ATGCACTACCAGGAGACCACGCCCAGGGTGGCCGAGCTGGCGGCCACGGTCGAGGCGCGGATGCCCGAGATGATCAAGAACACCTTCACCCAGATCCTCGAAGAGATCCCGGTGTACCGCGACCACCAGTTCGTCACGCACGACGAGCTGCGCGAGTCGGTCGCGACGAACCTGGACTACGTGATGCGCACCCTGCGCGGCTCCGGCGCACCCGACCTCTCCCAGGCCAGCAGCACCGGCCGGGCCCGCGCCGTGCAGGGCGCCCCACTGCCGGAACTGCTGCGCGCCTACCGGATCGGGCTGACCGAGGTGTGGCAGCGGTTCGTCGAGCTCACCGCGGAGGGCGGCTCCGGTGACCTGACCGGGCTGGTCGAGGCCACCGCCGCGATCTGGGCGCTGATCGACGACTACGCCGAGGCGCTGACCACGTCCTATCGGGACACCACCGCGGAACTGATGCTGAGCAACCAGAACCGGCGACTGGCTCTGGTGGAGGCGTTGTTCGCCGGCGGGACCGCCACCGAGGGCACGCTGTGGGACATCGCCAGGGTGCTCGACCTGTCACTGGACGGCACCTACGTGGTGGTGGCCGCGGAGACACCGAGCCTCGGCCAGGAACCGCTGCCGCAGATCGAAGCGCGGCTCCGGGAAAGCAACCACGCCTCGGCCTGGCGGCTCACCCCGGACCTGCAGATGGGGGTGGTGTCGCTGCGGCAGGCGCGGGCCGCGCAGGTGATCATCGCGCTGCTGCAGGAGAACGTGACCGGGCGGGTCGGGGTCAGCCCGGTTTTCGACGGGCTCGGCAACACCGCCCGCGCCCTGCACCTGGCCAGGGTCGCGCTGTCCAGCCTGGCACCGGGCAGCACCGGCATCGTGCAGTTCAACGACTCGCCGCTGTCCGGCCTGGTCGCGAGCGCGCCGGAGGCCTCCGCGCAGCTGGCCCACCACGTCCTGCGCCCGATCCTGGACCTGCCGGGGGACGACCGGAACATGCTGCTGCTGACCCTGCGCGCCTGGTTCGACTGCCAGGGCTCGACGAAGCTGACCGCGGAGCGCGTGTTCTGCCACCCCAACACGGTGCGGCACCGGCTCAAGCGGATCTCCGAGGAGCTCGGCCGTTCGCTCACCGACCCTTCGGACATCGCCGAGCTGGGTACCGCGCTGCGGGCGTTCAACATGTTCCCGGACACCAGCCACCTGCCGCTGCCGCGCGGCGCCTGA
- a CDS encoding (2Fe-2S)-binding protein: MPQYTFSVNGKPVTVDAPADLPLLWALRDKLGVRGPKYGCGINVCKACTSHLDGAAINPCVTPVADVAGREVTTIEGLADGDKLHPVQEAWLEQDVAQCGYCQPGQIMAAVALLKKTKNPTDAEIDAIENVCRCGSYFRIRQAIKSAAAKM, translated from the coding sequence GTGCCCCAGTACACCTTTTCCGTGAATGGGAAACCGGTCACCGTGGACGCGCCCGCCGACCTGCCGCTGCTCTGGGCGCTGCGGGACAAGCTGGGCGTGCGGGGTCCGAAGTACGGCTGCGGGATCAACGTGTGCAAGGCCTGCACCAGCCATCTCGACGGCGCCGCGATCAACCCGTGCGTCACCCCGGTCGCCGACGTGGCCGGCCGCGAGGTCACCACGATCGAGGGCCTCGCCGACGGGGACAAGCTGCATCCGGTGCAGGAGGCATGGCTGGAGCAGGACGTCGCCCAGTGCGGCTACTGCCAGCCGGGCCAGATCATGGCCGCGGTGGCGCTGCTGAAGAAGACCAAGAACCCCACCGACGCCGAGATCGACGCGATCGAGAACGTCTGCCGGTGCGGCTCCTACTTCCGCATCCGCCAGGCCATCAAGAGTGCCGCGGCCAAGATGTAG
- a CDS encoding xanthine dehydrogenase family protein molybdopterin-binding subunit, whose translation MVSPTSTPGSQDEVPEERAPLGRRKFLTFLVAAPTLTVATSLGADTIAPPAAEAVIPTLPGPAEILDLGDVLTLSCLPTSNMLVLQVTESGKVRVQLPRAEVGQGITTAIAMLVAEELDLPLDMVEVALDDARTELLFNQLTGGSNTIRSLYGPMRQTAAAARARLVATAGQQWNLPAERLATRGGAVIAPDGRKATFAALAPQAARAALPNLTVTPKPESEHKLVGTPTSRLDARAMVTGQQKYTLDYDFASAKPTMVRRPPSINGTVKAVQNEAAVRAMPGVIDLAVVPTGVAVMAETFGQALDAKEALQVTWNKGTVDGENNETIKKKLRAAALPFVVPPLLTQYVDGEFDFAFVSHAPLESNSAIADVREDRAEIWAGLKSPIVAKQTIAREIGLPENKVTVHVLQGGGSFGRRLFFDAALEAAHISKAMKKPVKLMWSRIDDMRHGRGRAASHHKIRATFALGQVLTFEHRVASVETDWSHGLGEILTKTAAELPVAGNLSFAQTVFLLTVKSPYNFGVTTQLLNEVPLKFHTSAWRSVYSSSTRGVEEIMVDEIAAKLGKDPVAFRREFIKEKRQLAVLNKVAELGEWGKPMPPGFAQGVGVHGEYKSYTACLVEMDARDPKQPRVTKATIAVDVGRPINPRGLESQMLGGLTDAISTTLRAGLHIDKGLPLEGSYSQFHYARQKDSPPEVRIAVMPANSEPGGAGELGLPAPVGAIANAYARATGLKPRSFPINFDIDFEPFPR comes from the coding sequence ATGGTTAGTCCGACCAGCACGCCCGGTAGCCAGGACGAGGTTCCCGAGGAGCGGGCCCCGCTCGGCCGCCGGAAGTTCCTGACCTTCCTGGTGGCCGCGCCGACGCTGACGGTGGCCACCAGCCTCGGTGCCGACACCATCGCCCCACCGGCCGCGGAGGCGGTGATCCCGACCCTGCCCGGCCCGGCGGAGATCCTCGACCTCGGCGACGTGCTGACCCTGTCCTGCCTGCCGACGTCGAACATGCTGGTGCTGCAGGTGACCGAGAGCGGCAAGGTCCGGGTGCAGCTGCCGAGGGCCGAGGTCGGCCAGGGCATCACCACCGCGATCGCGATGCTGGTCGCCGAAGAACTCGACCTGCCGCTGGACATGGTCGAGGTGGCGCTGGACGACGCGCGCACGGAGCTGCTGTTCAACCAGCTCACCGGCGGCTCCAACACGATCCGCTCGCTGTACGGCCCGATGCGCCAGACCGCGGCGGCGGCCAGGGCGCGGCTGGTGGCGACCGCCGGGCAGCAGTGGAACCTGCCCGCCGAGCGGCTGGCCACTCGCGGTGGCGCGGTGATCGCCCCGGACGGGCGCAAGGCCACCTTCGCCGCGCTCGCGCCGCAGGCGGCCAGGGCGGCGCTGCCGAACCTGACGGTCACGCCGAAGCCGGAGTCGGAGCACAAGCTGGTCGGCACGCCGACCTCGCGGCTGGACGCGCGCGCGATGGTCACCGGTCAGCAGAAGTACACCCTGGACTACGACTTCGCCAGTGCGAAGCCGACGATGGTGCGACGGCCGCCGTCGATCAACGGCACGGTCAAGGCGGTGCAGAACGAGGCGGCGGTGCGGGCGATGCCGGGGGTGATCGACCTGGCCGTGGTGCCGACCGGGGTGGCGGTGATGGCCGAGACCTTCGGCCAGGCGCTGGACGCCAAGGAAGCGCTGCAGGTGACCTGGAACAAGGGCACCGTGGACGGCGAGAACAACGAGACCATCAAGAAGAAGCTGCGCGCCGCGGCGCTGCCGTTCGTGGTCCCGCCGTTGCTGACCCAGTACGTGGACGGCGAGTTCGACTTCGCCTTCGTCTCGCACGCGCCGCTGGAGTCGAACTCCGCCATCGCGGACGTGCGCGAGGACCGGGCCGAGATCTGGGCCGGGCTGAAGTCGCCGATCGTGGCCAAGCAGACCATCGCCCGCGAGATCGGCCTGCCGGAGAACAAGGTCACCGTGCACGTGCTGCAGGGCGGCGGTTCGTTCGGGCGACGGCTGTTCTTCGACGCGGCGCTGGAGGCGGCGCACATCTCGAAGGCGATGAAGAAGCCGGTGAAGCTGATGTGGAGCCGGATCGACGACATGCGCCACGGCCGCGGCCGCGCGGCGAGCCACCACAAGATCCGGGCCACCTTCGCGCTCGGGCAGGTGCTCACCTTCGAACACCGGGTGGCCAGCGTGGAGACCGACTGGAGCCACGGCCTCGGCGAGATCCTCACCAAGACCGCCGCCGAGCTGCCGGTGGCCGGGAACCTCAGCTTCGCGCAGACGGTGTTCCTGCTGACCGTGAAGTCGCCGTACAACTTCGGCGTCACCACACAGCTGCTCAACGAGGTCCCGCTGAAGTTCCACACCTCGGCCTGGCGCTCGGTGTACTCGTCGAGCACCCGTGGCGTGGAAGAGATCATGGTCGACGAGATCGCCGCGAAGCTCGGCAAGGACCCGGTGGCCTTCCGCCGCGAGTTCATCAAGGAGAAGCGCCAGCTCGCGGTGCTGAACAAGGTCGCCGAGCTCGGCGAGTGGGGCAAGCCGATGCCCCCGGGTTTCGCCCAGGGCGTCGGCGTGCACGGGGAGTACAAGTCCTACACGGCCTGCCTGGTCGAAATGGACGCGCGGGACCCGAAGCAGCCACGGGTCACCAAGGCGACGATCGCGGTGGACGTCGGGCGCCCGATCAACCCGCGCGGCCTGGAGTCGCAGATGTTGGGCGGGCTGACCGACGCCATCTCGACCACCCTGCGGGCCGGGCTGCACATCGACAAGGGCCTGCCGCTGGAAGGCAGCTACTCGCAGTTCCACTACGCGCGCCAGAAGGATTCGCCGCCGGAGGTGCGGATCGCGGTGATGCCGGCGAACTCGGAACCGGGTGGTGCGGGGGAGCTGGGCCTGCCGGCGCCGGTTGGGGCGATCGCGAACGCGTATGCCAGGGCGACCGGGCTGAAGCCGCGGAGCTTCCCGATCAACTTCGACATCGACTTCGAACCCTTCCCCCGCTGA
- a CDS encoding glycerate kinase, whose translation MAETASHPRVVIAPDKFKGSLPADRVAAAIAAGLRRARPGVELLECPIADGGDGTVAAAVAAGFEQVPVHATGPTGEPVRSGYARLDGTAVVELAAVSGLSLLPGGELAPLTAGTTGVGELIKAALDDGCRRIVLGVGGSAGTDGGAGLVAALGGRLLDERGEDLPPGGGALLRLAKLDLDGLDPRLRETEVVVASDVDNPLLGPQGAAAVYGPQKGADEAQVELLDSALRHWSEFVRRVLGVDVAGAPGAGAAGGAGYAALAVLGARFRAGIDVVLELTGFEAKLAGADLVVTGEGSLDRQTLHGKGPAGLAAMAAGHGIPVVAVAGRSVLSGEELAKSGFSAAYGLIDIEPDVARCMTDTAALLEELSVKVATDWL comes from the coding sequence ATGGCCGAGACGGCATCGCACCCCCGGGTAGTGATCGCGCCGGACAAGTTCAAGGGCTCGCTGCCCGCCGACCGGGTGGCCGCGGCGATCGCGGCCGGGCTGCGCCGCGCCAGGCCCGGGGTCGAACTGCTGGAGTGCCCGATCGCCGACGGCGGGGACGGCACCGTCGCGGCGGCCGTCGCGGCCGGTTTCGAGCAGGTGCCGGTGCACGCGACCGGCCCGACCGGGGAACCGGTGCGCAGCGGGTACGCCCGGCTGGACGGGACCGCGGTGGTGGAGCTGGCCGCGGTGTCCGGGCTCAGCCTGCTGCCCGGCGGCGAGCTCGCGCCGCTCACCGCGGGCACGACCGGGGTCGGTGAGCTGATCAAGGCCGCGCTGGACGACGGCTGCCGCCGGATCGTGCTCGGGGTCGGCGGCAGCGCGGGCACCGACGGCGGCGCCGGGCTGGTGGCCGCGCTGGGCGGGCGGCTGCTCGACGAGCGCGGCGAAGACCTGCCGCCCGGTGGCGGCGCCCTGCTCCGCCTTGCCAAGCTCGACCTCGACGGGCTGGACCCGCGGCTGCGCGAGACCGAGGTGGTGGTGGCCAGCGACGTGGACAACCCGCTGCTCGGCCCGCAGGGTGCGGCCGCGGTGTACGGCCCGCAGAAGGGCGCGGACGAGGCGCAGGTCGAGTTGCTGGACTCGGCGCTGCGGCACTGGTCCGAGTTCGTCCGCCGGGTGCTGGGCGTGGACGTGGCCGGCGCCCCAGGCGCGGGTGCGGCCGGTGGCGCGGGGTACGCGGCGCTGGCGGTGCTCGGCGCCCGGTTCCGCGCGGGCATCGACGTGGTGCTGGAGCTGACCGGTTTCGAGGCCAAGCTCGCCGGGGCGGACCTGGTGGTCACCGGCGAGGGCTCGCTGGACCGGCAGACGCTGCACGGCAAGGGGCCCGCCGGGCTGGCCGCGATGGCGGCCGGGCACGGCATTCCGGTGGTGGCCGTGGCCGGGCGCAGCGTGCTGTCCGGCGAAGAGCTGGCGAAGAGCGGCTTCTCCGCCGCCTACGGGCTGATCGACATCGAACCGGATGTCGCCCGCTGCATGACCGACACCGCTGCCCTGCTCGAAGAGCTGTCGGTGAAGGTCGCTACCGACTGGCTCTAG
- a CDS encoding MBL fold metallo-hydrolase, whose translation MSDRLYFRQLLAGRDFAVGDPVATQMVNFAYLIGDRETREAVLVDPAYAVGDLLDVLDGDGMRLTGVLATHHHPDHVGGEMMGFSLPGLAELLAREPVPVHVNRAETDWVRRVTGLSATDLTGHDHDDLLEVGAIGIRLLHTPGHTPGSQCFLVDGRLVAGDTLFLEGCGRTDFPGGDAEEMYRSLQWLAGLDGDPVVYPGHQYSAEPSAPLSSVRSNNFVYRARSLPEWKAMFG comes from the coding sequence ATGTCTGATCGGCTCTACTTCCGCCAGCTGCTCGCCGGCCGCGACTTCGCGGTGGGCGACCCGGTCGCCACGCAGATGGTCAACTTCGCCTACCTGATCGGCGACCGGGAGACCCGTGAGGCGGTGCTGGTCGACCCGGCCTACGCGGTGGGCGACCTGCTGGACGTGCTCGACGGCGACGGCATGCGGCTGACCGGGGTGCTGGCCACGCACCACCACCCGGACCACGTCGGCGGCGAGATGATGGGCTTCTCCTTGCCTGGGCTGGCCGAGCTGCTGGCCCGCGAACCGGTGCCGGTGCACGTCAACCGCGCCGAGACCGACTGGGTGCGGCGGGTGACCGGGCTGTCCGCCACCGACCTGACCGGGCACGACCACGACGACCTGCTCGAGGTCGGCGCGATCGGCATCCGGCTCCTGCACACTCCCGGGCACACGCCGGGCAGCCAGTGCTTCCTCGTCGACGGCAGGCTGGTCGCCGGGGACACCCTGTTCCTGGAGGGCTGCGGGCGCACCGACTTCCCCGGCGGCGACGCCGAGGAGATGTACCGGAGCCTGCAGTGGCTGGCCGGCCTGGACGGCGACCCGGTGGTCTACCCGGGCCACCAGTACTCCGCCGAGCCGTCCGCGCCGCTGTCGAGCGTGCGCTCGAACAACTTCGTCTACCGCGCGCGGTCCCTGCCCGAGTGGAAGGCCATGTTCGGTTAG
- a CDS encoding DUF427 domain-containing protein translates to MGDGRGRVRAEAGTRRVRAVFGGQVVADTLRPLLVWEVPYYPTYYFPSEDVRSDALVPTSEQQHSPSRGDAAVATVRVGEREAAGAALEYTDSPLDELRGHVRLDWDAMDAWFEEDEEVYVHPKNPNTRVDILASSRHVRIELDGVTVAESTSPRLLFETGLPTRYYLPKTDVRLDLLEPSDTVTRCPYKGEAEYWSVRTGEEVHTDIAWYYRLPTPESQKIAGLVCFLDERVDVYLDGVKQERPKTHFG, encoded by the coding sequence ATGGGCGACGGACGTGGCCGCGTGCGCGCGGAGGCAGGGACCAGACGAGTACGTGCGGTGTTCGGCGGGCAGGTCGTCGCCGACACCCTGCGGCCACTGCTGGTGTGGGAGGTGCCGTACTACCCGACGTACTACTTCCCCAGCGAGGACGTCCGGTCGGACGCGCTGGTCCCCACCAGCGAGCAGCAGCACTCGCCGAGCCGCGGGGACGCGGCCGTGGCGACCGTGCGCGTTGGCGAGCGGGAAGCGGCCGGCGCGGCACTGGAGTACACCGACTCGCCGCTCGACGAGCTGCGCGGGCACGTCCGGCTGGACTGGGACGCGATGGACGCCTGGTTCGAAGAGGACGAAGAGGTGTACGTGCACCCCAAGAACCCGAACACCAGGGTGGACATCCTGGCCAGCTCCCGGCACGTGCGGATCGAGCTCGACGGGGTGACCGTGGCCGAGTCGACCAGCCCGCGGCTGCTCTTCGAGACCGGCCTGCCCACCCGGTACTACCTGCCCAAGACCGACGTCCGGCTGGACCTGCTCGAGCCGAGCGACACGGTGACCCGCTGCCCGTACAAGGGCGAGGCCGAGTACTGGTCGGTGCGCACCGGCGAGGAGGTGCACACCGACATCGCCTGGTACTACCGGCTGCCAACCCCGGAGAGCCAGAAGATCGCCGGGCTGGTCTGCTTCCTGGACGAAAGGGTGGACGTCTACCTGGACGGGGTCAAGCAGGAGCGGCCGAAGACGCACTTCGGCTGA
- a CDS encoding MFS transporter produces MPNPYRALFAARGTRGFTAAGLIARLPMPMTHMGVLTMLSELRGQYGLAGAVAGTFTLAMALLGPQVSRLVDRFGQGRILLPATGISVAALGGLLLSAYYDAPVWTLFLFALLAGCMPSMGAMVRARWTELYRGSPKLNTAYSLESVVDELTYIIGPAVAVMLCTSLFPAAGPLFAALLLAAGVLLFVPQKSTEPPVRPRAEFGGGSAIRSAPVLVLAATLLFGGAIAGTVDTMGLAFAEAQSQKGAAGIVFSVYALGSGLSGLVFGTLKPAISPPRLLLLGVTGTALTTVPFLMVGSIAGLSVAVFFAGVFFAPTMIVIMGMVEQVVPAAKLTEGMTWMIAGLSIGVALGAAVSGQVVDVFGVRAGFLVALGAGLVALLTATLGYRLLRSRTAQAAPEPAGEPAPCG; encoded by the coding sequence ATGCCCAATCCCTATCGCGCGCTCTTCGCCGCCCGCGGCACCAGAGGTTTCACCGCGGCCGGCCTGATCGCGCGGCTGCCGATGCCGATGACCCACATGGGCGTGCTGACCATGCTTTCCGAGCTGCGCGGGCAGTACGGCCTCGCCGGCGCGGTCGCCGGCACCTTCACCCTCGCCATGGCGCTGCTCGGGCCGCAGGTGTCCCGGCTGGTGGACCGGTTCGGCCAGGGCCGGATCCTGCTGCCCGCCACCGGGATCAGCGTGGCCGCGCTCGGCGGGCTGCTGCTCAGCGCCTACTACGACGCTCCCGTGTGGACACTGTTCCTGTTCGCGCTGCTCGCCGGCTGCATGCCAAGCATGGGCGCGATGGTGCGGGCGAGGTGGACCGAGCTGTACCGCGGCTCGCCGAAGCTGAACACCGCCTACTCGCTCGAGTCCGTTGTGGACGAACTCACCTACATCATCGGTCCCGCGGTCGCGGTGATGCTGTGCACCTCGCTGTTCCCGGCCGCCGGGCCCCTGTTCGCGGCACTGCTGCTCGCCGCCGGTGTGCTGCTCTTCGTTCCGCAGAAGAGCACCGAGCCCCCGGTGCGCCCGCGCGCCGAGTTCGGTGGCGGTTCGGCGATCCGGTCCGCCCCGGTGCTGGTGCTGGCCGCCACCCTGCTCTTCGGCGGCGCGATCGCCGGCACCGTGGACACGATGGGCCTCGCCTTCGCCGAAGCACAGAGCCAGAAAGGCGCCGCCGGCATCGTCTTCTCGGTGTACGCCCTCGGTTCCGGTCTGTCCGGCCTGGTTTTCGGGACGCTGAAACCGGCCATCTCCCCACCGCGGCTGCTCCTGCTCGGGGTGACCGGCACGGCACTGACCACGGTGCCGTTCCTGATGGTGGGCAGCATCGCGGGGCTGTCCGTGGCGGTGTTCTTCGCCGGCGTGTTCTTCGCCCCCACCATGATCGTGATCATGGGCATGGTCGAGCAGGTGGTGCCCGCCGCCAAGCTCACCGAGGGGATGACCTGGATGATCGCCGGCCTGAGCATCGGGGTCGCGCTCGGCGCCGCGGTGTCCGGGCAGGTGGTGGACGTGTTCGGCGTGCGGGCCGGTTTCCTGGTCGCGCTCGGCGCGGGCCTGGTGGCCCTGCTCACCGCCACCCTCGGCTACCGTCTGCTGCGGTCGAGGACAGCGCAGGCCGCACCCGAACCGGCCGGGGAGCCGGCCCCGTGCGGGTAG